A region of the Halalkalibaculum roseum genome:
GGCTATGACTACACGTGGTTTTGGAGAGGATGAATTTAAACAGGTGGCCCGTTTAATTGACAAAGTACTTCAGGATCCGGAAAATGAAAGCCGGCTTCACACTGTAAAAGAAGAGGTAAAAGAGCTCTGTGAACAGTTTCCTTTATATGATTTTGTTACCGCATAATTCTGAATTTAGCAGCTATTCCCACAAATAATCTTTGCCTTTAATGCCTTAGCGGTTAAAAATATTTATGTCCCCATCTGAAGAACGTCACATTATGACCCAGGATCCTCCCAAGGCTAAGGCCCCGGTGGATCGCACCGCTGACATGTCGTTTCTGGAGCACCTTGAAGAGTTGCGCTGGAGACTCATAAAAGGTCTCGGCGGACTCGCAGTAGGCATGCTTGTAGCGGTCTTCTTCAGTGATTTCCTGGTCAATAAGGTAATGCTCGGGCCCACCCGTGCCGATTTCATCGTTTACCAGATACTGGGAATTGATGCCATAGACTTAACCCTGCAGAGTAGAAAACTTCCGGGTCAATTTTTTACCTACTGGGGAACATTGATCCTTATGGGTGCCATTATCGGTTCACCGATTCTATTTTACCAGCTTTGGGCATTTGTAGAACCCGCCCTCGAAAGTGCTGAAAAATGGAAGAGTCGCCTGCATTCCCTATTTATCACCGCTTTTTTTATTGCAGGAGTTTGTTTCGGGTATTTTGTGCTGGTACCTTTTGCACTGCAGTTCTTCAGCCAGTTCCAGATATCCGATGTCATTCACAATGATTTTGACATCAATGAATATTTCAGTTCCCTTTCGATGTGGGTAATTTCCTGCGGTATCATATTTCAGTTACCGGTAATAAGTTACTTCCTGTCAAAATTTGGATTACTCTCGCCGGAATTCCTCCGCAAGTATCGACGCCATTCTATTGTAGCCTGCTTCATTATGTCGGCTTTCTTGACTCCACCTGACCCAATATCGCAGATCATAGTAGGAGTACCCTTGATATTCCTTTATCAGCTCTCGATTTGGGTAAGTAAGAAAGGGGTTCAGCATCGTGAAAAAGAGCTCCAAAAGGCATTTAGTGGCACCAATTAGACTCAGCGATAATAAAACCATAGCATTTATATTTTATCGAGCCCTCAAAATCCCTTACCTTATCGGGCTTAGTTAACAGGGTAAAAATCATGCGACCAAAAACTCTTTTTTTACTTCTTACGATTGTGGGCTTTACGCTCTTGTCATGTTCCGGTTCAGTAGAACCCGAGCAGGTAGCGGGAACCTATCGCGGTGTGCTTGAAAGCCCTGGAGGTGAGCTGGCATTTCCCATCACCATTTCTAACTCCGGTGATTCCCTACAAGCTTTCAGCTCAAACGGAGCCGATACCGTTTATTACAATGACATCACTGTAAAAGAGGATTCCTTGATTTTGGGATTTGATTATTACGACTCATACCTTCGCGGAAAAGTAAATTTTGACGGATCCTTATCCGGTAATTGGAGCAGGCGTGCACCGAATGGCCGGCGATCGGTTTTGCCCTTCCGTGCTGAAAAAGGGGTTACTGAGCGGTACCCGGAAACCTCCCCCGACAATTACAACTTTGAGGGCAACTGGAAGGCTACCTTTACAGACGAAGACGGAACCTTCCCGGCTCAAGGTAAATTTGTATCACAACCGGGAGGAAAGCTGTTTGGCACTATCAAGAAAGAGACCGGGGATTACCGCTTCCTGGAAGGTTTTTATACCGATTCTACACTTACCCTCTCAACCTTTGACGGTGCTCATGCTTTTCTGTTTAAAGCACAATTACAGCCTGATGGGACACTGAAGGGAGACTTATGGTCACGGGATGACTATCATGCAACCTGGACCGCTGAAAAAGGGCAAGCATCACTGCGCAGTCCGCTACAAATTTCTGCAGAAGAAGCAGTTGGCAATTCCATGGAATTTACATTCCCAAACCTTCAGGGTGATACTCTCCGGGCTGACGATCCCGCTTTCCAAAACAAACCGATGCTCGTTTACCTCTTCGGCTCCTGGTGCCCTAATTGCGCCGACGAAACCAACATGCTGAAAGAAATTTATTCTGAAGAATACTCTAATACTGATTTGCAGATCGTGGGACTTGCCTATGAATTTAGCGGAAACTTTGAAGATGATGCCGAAATGGTTAACCGCTATCGCAAGAGGTTTGATATCCCATGGACATTACTGGTGGCAGGTGTAAACGATAAGGAGGAAGCAGCAGATACTCTCACTTTTCTGGATAGTGTCATCTCGTATCCGACCAGTTTTTTTGTAGACCGAAATCATAAAATAAGGGCAGTACACGTTGGTTTTAACGGACCAGCAACCGGCAGTACCTATTTTCAGGAAATTCAACGATTTAAAAATCAATTAAACCAGATTACCAATTAGAAGATGAAACACTTTAAGCATCTAGCATTAATTTTACTCGCGCTATTCTTGCTACAGTCTTGTGGTCAGGATCCTACAGGTCCGGATTATAGCAATGCACCTGCACCCTATGATACGACTAGTGCCGTCAGCAGTACTACATCAGAAGACGGACTTAAAATCTACGTCATTGAAGAGGGTTATGGTGCGTTTGAAGTGGTTAGCCGTGACCAGGTGAGAATCAGATTTACAGGCAGAACAGCAGACGGAAGAATTTTTGACAGTTCCTATGCCAACGGATTTTCGACTCCCCGCACTTTTCGAAATCTGACGCCGGTACCCATAAATGACGGATTTAGTCAGATATCTCCGCTTATTGACGGATTTCGTCGCGGACTTCTGGGTATGAGACAGGGTGAGAAGCGAACGGTTGTTATCCCGCCCGAACTGGGCTACGGCGACAGCCGTGAAGGAACCAATGGCTTCGACCTGAGGAATGACACCCTTATTTTTGATATTGAACTGGTAGAGATTCTGAGCCTTCAATAAAAAAGATTCAAAGGACCCTCAATTCAGCCTCTTTGAATCTATTTTAAACGTATATATTCTTCTTATTCTTTGGAATATACTTCAACCTCTTTTGAATAATAAGAGAAGAACTTGTTATTGCTTCTTCTAAAATTTCTGCAATAGATCCTGAAACAAGTTCAGGATGACAACAATAACGTTATAACAAAATATTTAAAGCCAAATCTTTCATTGAGGGATTAAGCTTCTTTATTAGGTTCACCTTCCATTCATGATGCCAATTTTTTAGTTGTTTTTCCCGAAGAATTGCATCAACAATGTTGGGGAACTCTTCATAGTAGACCAAGAACTTTAAATTATACTTTTTAGTGAATTTTGAGCCTTCATTGTTTTTATGATCCCTTATTCTCCCTTCTAAATTACTGGTTACACCGATATAAAATATATTCCGATTGTAGTTTGATAGGATATAAACATAACCAACCTTTCCATTGTAATCGTAATAACCCAAATTATGCGCTTTGAATAGTTAGGTATGTAATAGTAAGACCCGTAATTCAAACAATCCTTACATAATAAATAAGAGTACATCAAAATTGATATATTCAACATTTGAAAAAAATCAAAATGTTGTCATCCTGAACTTGTTTCAGGATCTATTGCGCAAATTTTTATTTGGGGGAAAAGATCACATCTTCTCTTAAAAATTCATAAAAGACATAAAATCGGTCTCAGCGGCCTATACTAAAAATTAAATTAAAGTGTCAATTAGTGGTAAATCAGTAATAATCTATTCACGCCTACTCATAGACCCGAGGTATCTTTGGCAATAGAGATGTCAATATCTCGTAAGGAATAGTGCCAGCCAGTTCGGCCCAGTTGCTGAGATCATTCTTTGAAGAACTCAGTAACTCTACACCCGTGCCCGCATCATGCCGGTCCTGATCCAGAAATACCATGCAGTAATTCATAGTAATATTCCCCACCTGCCGGTACTCTTTGCCTCCGATGCCGATACGAATCTTTCCGCTCAACACCCTCTTCAAGCCATCTTCATATCCAACCGGAATCACACCTACAAATCCGTCACGGGGTGCTTCCCAATGAGCGCCATAGCTCACACTATCGCCCTTACGAATTGGATTTACCTGAACAAGTTTGCTTGACCAACTCAGGGCAGGCTTTAGGCCCTGAATTACATTTTCAGCAGGAGAATAACCGTAAATACCTATACCGGGTCGGATCAGGTCAAAGGTTGTATTCTTATAAAAAACGGCACCACCTGTATTTGCTATATGAGTGAAAAGATGATCCGGAAACCGAATTCTGATCTTCTTAAAACGTTTAAGCTGAGCCTCCACCATCTCCGAACCGGGGACATCTGAAGTCGCAAAATGAGAATAGATACCGGTACAAATCAGTGCTGAATGTTTTTCCATCTCAAGGACAGCCTCATCAACCCTATCTCCCTGGATTCCTAGTCGTCCCATACCCGTATCAAAGTTCAGATGATACTCAGTTCCGGCCGGCAGGAAGCCAAAATGACTTAATTCACTAATCGTAGCGGTCAGGTTGAAATTGGTATACAGATTGGCCGTTTCACTATTGGGTACACAAAAAACCAGAATAGGAAGATCAATACCGTGGTCGCGCAGTTCAATGCCTTCATCAACAGAATTGACCGCAAACCAATCAACTTCGTTTTGCAGGGCTTCTGCGACTTTTACACTTCCATGTCCATACGCATTTGCCTTTACAACCGGCATCACACCGGCATCGGAACCGGCAAGCTTCCTGATCACCTTCAGATTATGCCGAATAGTCGACAGATCAATGGTTATTACTGAATCTCGTTTCATTTGTTAGTTATAATTAGTCAAAATGAGAACCAGTTTTTCTTCTTCAGATCCTTCAAAACTACATTGGCAGCATTATAGCCGGCAGCACCGAACACACCTCCTCCAGGGTGACAAGAAGCAGAAGAAAGATACAGATTTTCTATAGGGGTTTTGTAATTGCTCATCTCTGGGATGGGACGGAACATAAACATCTGGTCAAAACTCATCTCTACATGCATCACATTTCCTTTGAGTAAACCATGCTTGCGTTCAATATCCAGGGGGCTTTGAATATACCAGTCAATCAGTTTGTCTTTCATATTGGGAGCATAGCGCGTTACAACATCGTAAATTTTCTGCGCTTCCTTCTCGCGGATGTCATCCCAGTGTAAGTTATTTTGAAGCTCATAAGGATGCCATTGTGCCCATGCAAATAGGGTGTGTCCCCCACTGGGAGCTACATCCTCATCAATTTCCGAGAATGTCATGGCCAGTACAGCCGGATTCTCCGGCGGTTTCCCTTTAAGGTAATCTCCAATGGCATTATTCATATACTGAACGGATGGGGCTAATAGCTGCATACCATTGTGTATGTAAGGATCATCCGGACAGGCCGTATATCTCGGCAACTCTTCAACCGCACACCGTATTACCATCCCGAAGCCGTTACCGACATTTATATTTTCAACTTTTTTGTACATCGATGGTTCCAGGTGTTCTTTACCTACAAGCTTCATCATCGTTGTCTGTACGTGCGCATTGGAGATGATGGTATCTGCACGATATTCTTCACCGCTTTCTGTCTTGACACCTTTTGCCTTCCCGGACTCAATAAGAACTTTTTTAACGGGAGAAGCGGGTATCACCTTCGAACCGCGTGCTTCCAGGTAATTGGCCATGGCCTGGGTAAGCATTCCGCTGCCTCCCCGAGGATGCTTGGCCCCGCTTTGGTGCAGCATGGACTGCCAGCCAGCAAAATCGCCGGTTGCCGGGTGATCGGGTGTCGGTCCCGACTGAGCCGCAAACCACATTACAGCAGCCTTTAGATGCTCATTTTCAAAAGCATCGTCAACTACTTTACCATAGCTGCTTAGAATTTTCTGAAGGCTGCTCATCTGCTCACCTTTTTTAAACATCGACCCGTTTTTGATCTGCCCGCGGGCCATCTCTGAAACAATATTCTTTCCTTTGGGCGGCACCATGAACGTCTTCAACACCCCTTCATTCACCCTACCCCAGAAATCAACAAATTCCCTGTAGTTCTGCACATCTTCCGGGGCAACTTTCCCAATAGAATTCAGGGTACGTTCAAGATCTTTGAAGAAGTGAATCACTCCCTCTCCTTCCGGTAGCGGATACGACATTATCGGATCCATTTCAATGTATTCCAGTCCGTAGTTCTCCAGTTCCAGCTCTTCCAGAATACCGGTCTGATGTATCATAATATGTACAGAAGAACCAACGTCCATTCTGAATCCCTTAGGGAATTGCTCCGACCGGAACATCGTTTCTGTTGACACGGCACCTCCGATGGTCTCGCGCCGTTCCAAAACACAGACCGAATAACCCGCCTTGGCCAGGTAACAAGCTGTAACCAAGCCATTATGCCCTGAACCGATGACTATGATGTCGTATTTATTCATTGTGGAAAACCAAGTCTTTTAATAACATGTTGGTTAAATTTTCGTACCGGCATTAGGCGGAACATAATTAGTAACAGATAATTTCCAGATTATAAATCAACCCAGATGAAATTTTTCCAAACCCTGATTGCAGCAACCTTAGGTACCCTGATTGCTCTTTTTCTCGTATTTATTGTCCTATTTATAACGCTATCGAGCACCTCATCAGAGCCTGAACCTTATATCAGAGATAATACGGTGCTTAAACTGGAACTCAGTGGGACACTCCCTGCACAAGCCAGAACCAATCCTTTTGATGAGCTCTTCAGCCAGGCAGGGAATAATAAGGTGTCTCTTGAAACATTAAAAGAGAATCTTGCCAAAGCAAAATCGCACGATAAGATTCAGGGAGTTTGGTTGGAAATTGACTTTATGTCGGAGGGCTGGGCCAACCTCGAAGAAGCACATCGTATGATCTCAGCTTTTCGCGACAGCTCCGATAAATTTGTGTATGCCAGTACTAATGATCTGGGCTTAAATGAGCAGGGTTACTATCTCGCTACCGCTGCCGACTCAATCTTTTCTCCGCCTGAATCGTTCTTTGAATTCGACGGGTTTTACAACCAGGTTACTTTCCTGACAGGTCTCTTCGAAAAAATAGGAATTGAAGCTCAGGTAAGCCGGAGCGGCAAGTACAAAAGCGCTGTTGAACCTTATATCAGGAAGGACTTGTCGGAAGAGAGCAAGTACCAGTTAAGGGAGATCCTAAATAAGACCAGCGGTACTTTTGTGAATGCAGTGAGCCAAAAAACAGGCAAATCACCCTCAGAGATCAACGGACTAATGAATTCAGAACCAAAGCTGAATTCAAGTTTCGGTTACCAAAACGGGCTGATCGATTCCCTGATCTATGCTGACCAGGTTGAAGCACAAATCAAGCGTCGGCTTGGACTTGAAGAGTCGGCAACCCTGCAAACAGTATCAAATAAACGCTATGCTCGTGTAACACAAGAGACGGCTGGACTGGAAGGCAACAATACGAGTGATCGCATTGCAGTCATTTATGCATCCGGACCAATTCTACCGGAAATCAGCTCAAACTCTCCATTTGATAACGAGCAGTACATCACGACAGGCTTTTTTGAAAAACAACTCGAAGACATTCGTGAAGATGATAATGTGAAGGCACTGGTAGTGCGTATCAACAGTCCCGGTGGTTCCGGCAGCACCTCTGACGCCATATGGCGGATGCTGCAAGAAACTAAGAAGGAGATCCCTGTGATTGTTTCCATGGGTCCGGTCGCTGCTTCCGGCGGGTATTATATTGCAATGGCCGCAGATAGTATCGTGGCTGATCCGACCACTATTACGGGATCTATCGGCGTCTTTGCTACCAAACTGAATACCAAACAGCTCTTCAACGAAGAACTGGGCATTACTTTCGATGAGGTAAAGTCGCATGATTATGCCGATTGGCTGCTGCCAACCAATGATTTTACGGATTCTGAAGAGAAAGCCTTCAATGATTACGTTAACCGGTTCTATGATACCTTCATCACGAAAGTTGCTGAAGCCCGGGGCATGACCAAGGAACAGGTCGACAGTGTGGCACAAGGTAGGGTGTGGACCGGTGAGGCTGCCAAAGAACAAAACCTGGTGGATGTTATTGGAGGGATGGATACTGCTATGGGCATCGCTGCACAGAAAGCCGGTATTGAGGCGTATGATGTAGTCACTTATCCCAAACCCAAGGACCTATACCAGCTGTTGATGGGATCTGCCCAGACGCAGGCAAAAGCTATGATCGGGGAGTCCTGGTTTGGTACTCCTTACGCACAAGATGTCGCTAAAAAGCTGTCCATATTGAAACAGCAACGAGCTCTTGCACTCTTCCCTTATGAAATAACCATACAGTAAGATGAAATTAGGTCGTTTCTCCATTGAACAGTTAAGTGAGGGTCGATTTGAAGTTTTTTCTGATGGCACTATTAACCGAGAACCTATAGACCAATCCAAGCAGGATGACAGCAAATTGAGGAAGTCGGGTGATTCAGCCCGTATCGGTATCAATCCCATTTTGCTGTCGGATGAGAAATATAAAATTCTGTTGGATACCGGTTTGGGTTGGGGATTGGATGCAGGCAGCCAATACAAGAATGTCTCCAATGTAGCCAGCAACCTCGACATCTTCGACCTGAAACCGGCAGATATCACACATGTGATTCTCAGTCACTTGCATTATGATCATGCAGCAGGTTCATCCTATACCAATGAAGAGTCGGTAACCTGCGCTACCTTTCCCAATGCTCAATATTTTGTGCAACGAAGTGAGTGGGAGTATGCCCTGAAGGAACAATTTGCTGAACATAGTCTAAAGGGCTGTGACTACAACCTTGATGACCTTTACCGTTTAGTAGCCGAAAATCGTTTCAATTTTTTGGATGAGGATAAAGTCGAAATTATAGAGGGTATTGAAATCATTCGAACCGGAGGCCATACACCCGGTCACCAGGCAGTTCGTATTCAGGAAAGCGGTCAAACGGGTTACTACCTGGGCGATCTGCTGCCGAGCGAGCACCACCTCAATCAGTATTCCATGCGGCAGATGGATTTTAAGCCGCTGACAGCCAAAAAAATGAAGATCCAGCTGCTAAGAAATGCCTTCGAAGAGGAAGCTGTACTTCTCTTCTATCACTCACTCTATTCAAGTATGGGAAGGCTGGAAAAAGATGACAACAAGAAATACGTTCTAAAGGAGCCGAATTGAACATACCAATCGGCTCTAAGGGGGCTTGAAGCCCGCCCAAAAAGACTGAGCCCCATAAATTGGTGTATATCCATTTCTTAATCTCTCCACGTGGGTACAACCCCCTCTGAGCATAAGAAAGTATGCGGAAATTTATATCTAACTCTTCTCCATCGCATCAGTTTTATGTCCCGCAAATTCCGCTGATTTTCGCAGAAGAGTTATTCCTAAATCTGCGCCATCTCCGAGATCAGCGGGAGGATGACATTTACTAGAAATTTATAACCGCTACAAGGGCTTGAAGCTTCGCCGGAAAGGCAGTTACCCAAGTATGCAGAGAAATGTTAGTGGTCGTCCCACCACGGGGGTACAACCCCCTCGGAGCGTAAGAGTGTAACCTACTGGCCCATTCACTTTTTAGGGATATTGACCAAACTTTTAGTATTCTGCAGACGTAAAATTCTCAGAATAACCACGCAATTGAACACAATGATGATCCATAAAAATATAATGTTGGCGTTGCTGCTTTTCTTTCTACCCTATTATGTCACTGCCCAACCTAGTGAGACCAATACCAAATATGACCTTACAACGATTGATGGAACCATCGAAGCGCTATATGCTTCCATATCCGGGGAAAAAGGTGAGCAAAGAGACTGGGTAACCTTCCGCAACCTTTTCACTGAGGGAGCTAAATTAATACCTGCAGGAATTTCTCCTGATGGAAATTTCAGGTATCGATATATGAGTCCTGAAGACTATATACAGAATTCAGGTCCCTGGCTGGTTGAAAATGGATTCATTGAGGAAGAGATCCATCATGAAACTGACCGTTTTGATCCTATAGCACATGTGTTCAGCACCTACACATCCCGAAATACCGCTGGGGGAGAAATTATTGACCGCGGCATCAACAGCATTCAGCTATTTTATGACGGGGATAGATGGTGGGTTGTAAATATCTACTGGACAGGGGAAAGGGAAGGCCATCCAATTCCACAGGAGTACAATGCAAAGGATTGATCTATTATTGCGAGGTTTAATCTAAATACTTCAATAGTATCTGAGAGCTATAATAGTTATAACACAGAGGATACAGAGTTACACAGAGTTCCTTATACCTTATACCCTATACCTTATTCCTAAATCACTCCTTATTCATGGAGATGAGAAACTCTTCGTTGTTTTTGGTGCCTTTCATCTTTTCTTTGAGGAATTCCATCGCTTCGAATGCATTCATGCGATTTAGGTAGCGGCGCAGCAGTACCACTTTCTCACGTTCCGCATCAGGTACGATAAGCTCTTCACGGCGTGTTCCGCTTTTGAAAATATCGATGGCCGGGAAAATTCGACGGTCAGCCAAACTGCGATCCAGCACGACCTCCATATTACCGGTTCCTTTAAATTCTTCAAATATCAGATCATCCATCCGTGAACCGGTCTGAACAAGAGCGGTCGCCAATATGGAAAGACTTCCGCCATTTTCAATATTCCGTGCGGAGCTGAAAAGCTGTCTCGGAGCTTTCAATGCTTCAGAATCGATACCACCCGACATAGTTCGACCTGACGTAGGGGCACAAATATTATAGGCACGGGCCAGACGAGTGATTGAGTCCATCAGCATCAGTACATCGTGGCCACTTTCAACCAGGCGCTTGGCCTTTTCAAATACAATTTCTGAGAGTCCCACATGATTTTCCGGACGCTCGTCAAAAGTAGAAGCAACCACTTCTGCGTTCTGAACAGTGCGCTCCATTTCGGTAACCTCTTCAGGGCGCTCGTCAATGAGCAGGATAATAACCTTAGTATTCGGATTATTATCATTTACCGCATTGGCAATATTGCGCAATATCGTTGTTTTACCGGTTTTTGGCTGGGCAACGATAAGTCCCCGCTGTCCCTTACCAAGGGGCGCAAACAGATTGATAATCCTCGTGGTATACTCGTTCGATTTATGCTCAAGATCAAAACGTTCATCGGGATAGATGGGAAGAAGATCTTCAAAATCTTCCCGGTTATCCATGTCATGAGGAATTTTACCGTTTACACCGTCTACACGAAGCAGGGCAAAATATCGCTCTCCAACTTTAGGAGGTCTGATAATACCGATCACACAATCCCCCTGTTTTAAACGAAAACGTTTTATCTGTGATGGGGAGACATAGATATCATCCGGACTCGCCTTATAATTATAATTCACTGATCTCAGAAACCCGTATCCATCAGGCAATATTTCAAGGGTTCCCTCCTGGATGAGAAAAGGTCCCAGGTCAGGTTCAATTTCTTCGAGGCGCTCCTCTAAAGTGGGTGCATCCGACTCCGGTAGGATATCGTGAACACTCTTTTTCTTTTTGCCCTTTCGCTTCCCCCCTGACTTTTTATTTCGTGAACGGTTGTTGCTGTTTTTTCGGGAATCACGGCTATCGGGAGTGTCGTAAGGCTGAGTATGCTGGGTGCCGTCTTGTTGGGCATTTGCCTGATCAGGCTGTTGAAGTTCCTTATCCTCTCCCTTTAAGGCTTTTTCAATACGTTCCACAAGTTCCTTTTTTCGAAGACCCGTAGGTTTAATACCCTGCTCGCGTGCAATCTGCTGCAGATCTTTTACCGTTCTCTGAGGTAACGAATCAATATCTTCTTTGGTTACTCCATCGGTTTGGTTATCCGACATAATTATCTATACAATGAGTTTTTATTGAGATGAATAAATGGTTCTTGTAATCTTATACAAAGCTGTAAAAGAGAATTGATCTACACTGCGCTGTAAATGGTGGAATAATCAGAGTAGATATGATTTAACGGTCGTTTACGAAAGATGCTATCCAATCCCTGACCGTTGAGTAAAAGTAAAAACTTCCTGTAAAAATTACTAATTCCGTTTCAAATTCTTCAAATAACCGCTTTTGCTCATTTTTTGTTACAGGAAACGGACGCACGGTCGGTAATAACGCTTGGACCTGATCTAATGTTGCTGCCCGCTGAGTGTTTAACTCATGATAAAATATTTTATTGAATACTGAAAACTCATTTATCAACTTCCGGTTAACCTTATCACTCATCATCGATAACACGACCGTGCACTCTTTAAGGGGGGCAAGTCGCTCTGCAGACTCTTTCATGGATCGCACAGCTTCAAAATTATGGGCTCCGTCAAAATACCACTTGAAGCGATTATGAACCTTTTCGAATCGACCCAGACTTGGGTACAAAGTCCGTACATTGGAAACACCCATTCGATATTGGTCATCGGAAACAGGGAAACGATCCTTCTGCAAACGACTTACCACGAAGGCTGCAGCAAGGTTATAAACCTGAACCGGAGCGTTGAGATCACTTTCCAATCTCATCTCTTTTTCATCCGGATGAAGGAAATAGGTACCTGACTTAAATTCCGGGTGAAGTTCTTGGATATCATGAACAGGCGCTTCTTTATCCTGGGCTATCTTCTTCAGTACATTCTTTGCATCCTCATTCAGGTTACCGAATACTACCGGCTTAGCCTGCTTAATGATGCCGCCTTTTTCAGCCGCTATTTCCGCTACAGTCTCTCCAAGAATATCGGTATGGTCCAGGGAGACATTGGTTATCACAGAAACTTCAGGGGTGATCACATTGGTCGCATCCAGCCTGCCTCCAAGCCCTACTTCAATGATGGCCAGATCAACCTTCATGTCACTAAAATACCAAAATGCGATGGCCGTGCTAATTTCAAAATAGGTTAACCTAAAACTTTTCAGTAAGCTTTCATGGCTGTTGAAAAAATCAAGGAGGGCTTTTTCTGTTATTTCTTTGCCGTTAACTTTAAAGCGCTCGCTGAAATCAAGTATATGCGGTGAAGTATATAGGCCGGTTTTATATCCGGATTGCTGATAAACGGATGCAAGGATATGACATGTACTCCCCTTTCCGTTCGTTCCACCTACATGGATTGTGGGGAAATCGTTTTGCGCATCGCCGGCCGCCCTGCAGAATTTCCTGAAGCGATTCAGGTTAAAATCAGCCGCACTTTTACCGGATGATTGAAACATCGGTATGGACTCCAGGTATTCCCTAACCGCTTCATAGGATTTAAATGGCATAAGTTAATACACACTCGATT
Encoded here:
- a CDS encoding MBL fold metallo-hydrolase — translated: MKLGRFSIEQLSEGRFEVFSDGTINREPIDQSKQDDSKLRKSGDSARIGINPILLSDEKYKILLDTGLGWGLDAGSQYKNVSNVASNLDIFDLKPADITHVILSHLHYDHAAGSSYTNEESVTCATFPNAQYFVQRSEWEYALKEQFAEHSLKGCDYNLDDLYRLVAENRFNFLDEDKVEIIEGIEIIRTGGHTPGHQAVRIQESGQTGYYLGDLLPSEHHLNQYSMRQMDFKPLTAKKMKIQLLRNAFEEEAVLLFYHSLYSSMGRLEKDDNKKYVLKEPN
- the rho gene encoding transcription termination factor Rho → MSDNQTDGVTKEDIDSLPQRTVKDLQQIAREQGIKPTGLRKKELVERIEKALKGEDKELQQPDQANAQQDGTQHTQPYDTPDSRDSRKNSNNRSRNKKSGGKRKGKKKKSVHDILPESDAPTLEERLEEIEPDLGPFLIQEGTLEILPDGYGFLRSVNYNYKASPDDIYVSPSQIKRFRLKQGDCVIGIIRPPKVGERYFALLRVDGVNGKIPHDMDNREDFEDLLPIYPDERFDLEHKSNEYTTRIINLFAPLGKGQRGLIVAQPKTGKTTILRNIANAVNDNNPNTKVIILLIDERPEEVTEMERTVQNAEVVASTFDERPENHVGLSEIVFEKAKRLVESGHDVLMLMDSITRLARAYNICAPTSGRTMSGGIDSEALKAPRQLFSSARNIENGGSLSILATALVQTGSRMDDLIFEEFKGTGNMEVVLDRSLADRRIFPAIDIFKSGTRREELIVPDAEREKVVLLRRYLNRMNAFEAMEFLKEKMKGTKNNEEFLISMNKE
- a CDS encoding bifunctional folylpolyglutamate synthase/dihydrofolate synthase — encoded protein: MPFKSYEAVREYLESIPMFQSSGKSAADFNLNRFRKFCRAAGDAQNDFPTIHVGGTNGKGSTCHILASVYQQSGYKTGLYTSPHILDFSERFKVNGKEITEKALLDFFNSHESLLKSFRLTYFEISTAIAFWYFSDMKVDLAIIEVGLGGRLDATNVITPEVSVITNVSLDHTDILGETVAEIAAEKGGIIKQAKPVVFGNLNEDAKNVLKKIAQDKEAPVHDIQELHPEFKSGTYFLHPDEKEMRLESDLNAPVQVYNLAAAFVVSRLQKDRFPVSDDQYRMGVSNVRTLYPSLGRFEKVHNRFKWYFDGAHNFEAVRSMKESAERLAPLKECTVVLSMMSDKVNRKLINEFSVFNKIFYHELNTQRAATLDQVQALLPTVRPFPVTKNEQKRLFEEFETELVIFTGSFYFYSTVRDWIASFVNDR